Proteins from one Rosa chinensis cultivar Old Blush chromosome 7, RchiOBHm-V2, whole genome shotgun sequence genomic window:
- the LOC112175594 gene encoding long-chain-alcohol oxidase FAO4A, which produces MEQSENEKHAEDIELGGVDAKKLVGGFVYPNSLSSREMESLTALCDTILPSIDVSGDASTCTDESLITFYRTSASMAGTPDRLGGLISERLEHPMKWLMRLSLWLLSTWIGTFILCGRGSLSTQFPYFRSFAQVSQQKREQIVVSWSLSYFHLLRMFFKTIKLLTLLVFFTQVDENEENLSWKAIGYTGPDPDILNKTNLSTALTRNGYERPDTEEQEYQRTYKEEFFGPLYHGIINLSKPKDVVANSLMRFGIPVSVIYSPKTSSDPSLIFRCDAVVIGSGSGGGVVAGVLAKAGYKVIVLDKGDYHARKNLTLLEGPTMDQMYLSGGLVATDDMGVLLLAGSTVGGGSTINWSASIRTPQHVSSEWYNHHGLELFDSQLYQEAMDIVCQRMGVQSDIHEEGFSNAVLRRGCQELGYPVHNIPRNAGPDHYCGWCCLGCKDGSKKGTSETWLVDLVRSGNGAIFSGCEAIKVLHTRTKGRARNAATGVMFEFKHEGAKQVCVVESKVTIVACGALSTPILLNRSGLKNANIGKNLHLHPVAMAWGYFNNPDSPNLSEKKSYEGGIMTAMSTVTADFDRSGYGALIQTPALHPGMFSIVMPWISGKDIKHRMSKFSKTAHIFALARDKGSGTVLTNAPNSVSYQMEPVDENNLNRGLEKSLRILAAAGAEEIGTHHFKGKSLNVKKASSGEFEQFVKEESSRPLRDISSSICSAHQMGSCRMGVNAKGSVVNQMGETWEVEGLFVADSSVFPTALGVNPMVTVQCIAYCTAQSVIQVLQRRKPDV; this is translated from the exons ATGGAGCAAAGTGAAAATGAAAAACATGCAGAAGATATTGAGCTTGGAGGCGTTGATGCAAAGAAGCTTGTTGGAGGATTTGTGTACCCAAACTCTCTCTCGTCCCGTGAAATGGAGTCGCTCACTGCCCTTTGTGACACCATCTTGCCCTCTATAGACGTCTCCGGTGACGCAAGCACTTGCACCGATGAGTCCTTGATCACGTTTTACCGGACATCAGCGTCCATGGCAGGAACACCAGATCGA CTAGGGGGTTTGATAAGTGAGAGGCTAGAGCATCCAATGAAGTGGTTGATGCGATTATCATTATGGCTCTTGTCAACATGGATAGGAACCTTCATATTATGTGGAAGAGGCAGCTTGTCAACCCAATTTCCCTACTTTCGGAGTTTTGCCCAAGTTTCTCAGCAGAAACGAGAACAGATAGTGGTGTCATGGTCTCTCAGTTACTTTCATCTCCTTCGGATGTTCTTCAAGACCATCAAGCTTCTCACTCTCCTCGTCTTCTTCACTCAA GTGGATGAGAATGAGGAGAACCTATCTTGGAAAGCAATTGGCTACACGGGACCTGATCCAGATATCCTTAACAAAACCAATCTATCAACAGCATTGACAAGAAACGGATATGAAAGACCAGACACTGAAGAACAAGAATATCAAAGAACTTACAAAGAAGAATTCTTTGGACCTCTTTACCATGGCATCATCAATTTGAGCAAACCAAAGGATGTAGTTGCCAATAGTCTAATGAGATTTGGAATTCCAGTCTCCGTTATTTACTCCCCAAAAACATCGTCTGACCCTTCTTTAATTTTCCGATGCGATGCTGTAGTAATTGGTTCAGGCTCTGGCGGTGGTGTTGTTGCTGGCGTTCTGGCCAAGGCTGGTTACAAAGTGATCGTTTTGGACAAGGGAGACTATCATGCCAGAAAGAACCTTACACTTCTTGAAGGACCCACAATGGATCAAATGTACCTATCAGGAGGTTTGGTTGCAACTGATGATATGGGGGTTTTACTACTTGCTGGCTCCACTGTTGGTGGAGGCTCTACAATCAACTGGTCAGCCTCAATTCGAACACCTCAGCATGTAAGTAGCGAATGGTACAATCACCATGGGCTAGAACTGTTCGACAGTCAACTATATCAAGAAGCCATGGATATTGTCTGCCAACGAATGGGAGTTCAATCTGACATACATGAAGAAGGATTCAGCAATGCTGTTTTGAGAAGAGGGTGCCAAGAATTGGGGTATCCTGTACATAATATTCCTCGAAACGCAGGACCAGATCACTATTGTGGTTGGTGCTGCCTCGGCTGCAAGGATGGAAGCAAAAAGGGTACATCAGAGACATGGCTGGTGGACTTAGTTCGTTCAGGAAACGGTGCAATTTTTTCAGGATGCGAGGCTATAAAAGTATTGCATACGAGAACGAAAGGTAGAGCTCGAAACGCAGCTACTGGAGTCATGTTTGAATTTAAACATGAAGGAGCAAAACAAGTCTGTGTGGTGGAATCTAAGGTCACAATTGTTGCTTGCGGTGCTCTCAGTACTCCAATATTGTTGAATCGAAGCGGATTGAAGAATGCCAATATTGGAAAAAATTTACATCTACATCCAGTTGCAATGGCATGGGGCTATTTTAATAATCCAGATTCACCTAATCTCTCTGAGAAAAAGAGCTACGAAGGAGGGATAATGACAGCAATGTCTACTGTCACTGCAGATTTTGACAGGTCTGGCTATGGAGCGTTGATACAAACACCTGCATTGCACCCTGGTATGTTCTCAATTGTAATGCCATGGATTTCAGGCAAAGATATAAAGCACCGAATGAGCAAGTTCTCTAAAACTGCCCATATATTTGCATTGGCAAGAGATAAAGGATCGGGGACAGTACTAACAAATGCACCAAACTCAGTCAGCTATCAAATGGAACCCGTTGACGAAAACAATCTAAACAGAGGACTTGAGAAGTCATTGAGGATTTTGGCGGCAGCGGGAGCTGAAGAAATTGGAACCCATCATTTCAAAGGGAAGAGTTTAAACGTGAAGAAGGCAAGTTCTGGTGAATTTGAGCAGTTTGTGAAAGAGGAGAGTTCGAGGCCATTAAGAGACATTTCATCTAGCATCTGCTCTGCGCATCAGATGGGAAGTTGCAGAATGGGGGTCAACGCAAAAGGGTCGGTAGTCAACCAGATGGGAGAGACGTGGGAAGTTGAGGGACTATTTGTAGCAGACTCGAGTGTTTTCCCAACGGCTTTGGGAGTCAATCCTATGGTTACTGTTCAGTGTATTGCTTACTGCACTGCGCAATCTGTTATTCAAGTGCTTCAGAGAAGAAAGCCGGATGTATAA